One window of Nocardia nova SH22a genomic DNA carries:
- a CDS encoding zinc-binding dehydrogenase — MKAVMIEAFGGPEGLTVGDLPDPVPAAGQVVIATEAIGVGGVDAVIRGGGLAGYGFAPGHIPGNEVAGTVVAAGDGVDTGWIGQRVWAFTGEGGGYAEYALAQADTLVPLADGLSPADAVTLGTSGMVARFALRHAHFAAGESVLVRGAAGGIGVMAVQLAARAGAAAVAVTTSSAARGERLRALGATHVLDRSGAGGPDAPTGYDVIIDIVAGPDLPSFFGRLEANGRLVVVGVMGGMPPADFGARMLADFKKSLSFATFSADTIARSDRRAATTELFGAAARGDLKAVVHEQLSLDQAVLAHRKMEAGEVFGRIVLTPS, encoded by the coding sequence GTGAAAGCAGTGATGATCGAGGCGTTCGGAGGTCCCGAGGGCCTGACCGTCGGTGACCTTCCCGACCCGGTCCCGGCGGCCGGTCAGGTGGTGATCGCGACCGAGGCGATCGGTGTCGGCGGTGTCGACGCGGTGATTCGCGGCGGCGGTCTGGCCGGATACGGATTCGCGCCCGGCCACATTCCGGGCAACGAGGTCGCGGGCACCGTGGTGGCGGCGGGAGACGGCGTCGACACCGGATGGATCGGGCAGCGGGTGTGGGCGTTCACGGGAGAGGGCGGTGGTTACGCCGAATATGCTCTCGCACAAGCGGATACGCTGGTACCGCTGGCGGACGGACTGTCACCTGCCGATGCCGTGACACTCGGCACCTCCGGCATGGTCGCGCGGTTCGCACTGCGCCACGCTCACTTCGCGGCAGGGGAATCGGTGCTGGTGCGCGGTGCGGCCGGGGGCATCGGAGTGATGGCGGTGCAACTCGCCGCCCGCGCCGGTGCCGCCGCCGTCGCGGTCACGACCTCCTCGGCGGCGCGCGGGGAGCGCCTGCGGGCACTCGGGGCGACGCACGTACTGGACCGGTCCGGTGCGGGCGGGCCGGACGCGCCCACCGGCTACGACGTGATCATCGATATCGTGGCGGGCCCGGATCTGCCGTCGTTCTTCGGCAGGCTCGAAGCGAACGGCCGTCTGGTGGTCGTGGGTGTGATGGGCGGCATGCCTCCGGCGGACTTCGGAGCGCGGATGCTGGCCGATTTCAAGAAATCGCTGTCGTTCGCCACGTTCAGCGCCGACACCATCGCCCGCTCCGATCGGCGCGCGGCCACCACCGAACTGTTCGGTGCCGCCGCACGCGGTGACCTGAAAGCCGTGGTGCACGAGCAGCTTTCGCTGGATCAGGCCGTGCTCGCCCATCGGAAGATGGAAGCCGGTGAGGTGTTCGGCCGGATCGTGCTCACACCGTCGTGA
- a CDS encoding TetR family transcriptional regulator, translated as MTEPMGLRERKKMRLRETIAATAIRMFLEAGFDQVSITDIARAAEVSRRTLFAYFPTKEDLVLQRFADHEDEAARTVQTRPTGQPPLDALREAQLDALRRRDPNSGLNDDPEIMAFLQLVSGTETLAARLMRYGARGVDTLDDALRESGYDPLTARLIAAQVIVVQRELALMNHRSLVDGESATDCYPEAVRATNHAFDLLRDGLESLRADRI; from the coding sequence ATGACCGAACCGATGGGACTGCGGGAAAGAAAGAAGATGCGCCTGCGCGAGACGATCGCGGCCACGGCGATCCGCATGTTCCTCGAAGCAGGATTCGACCAGGTCTCGATCACCGATATCGCGCGAGCGGCGGAGGTCTCCCGGCGGACCCTGTTCGCTTACTTCCCGACCAAGGAAGACCTTGTCCTGCAACGGTTCGCCGACCACGAGGACGAGGCCGCCAGAACGGTCCAGACGCGGCCGACCGGGCAACCGCCGCTGGACGCGCTGCGGGAAGCGCAACTGGACGCGTTGCGGCGGCGGGATCCGAACTCCGGCCTGAACGACGACCCCGAGATCATGGCCTTCCTGCAATTGGTCTCCGGCACCGAAACGTTGGCAGCAAGGCTGATGCGCTACGGCGCACGAGGGGTGGACACGCTGGACGATGCGCTGCGCGAGAGCGGTTACGATCCACTGACCGCGCGCCTCATCGCCGCCCAGGTGATCGTGGTGCAGCGCGAACTGGCCCTGATGAATCATCGAAGCCTCGTCGATGGCGAGTCCGCAACGGACTGCTACCCGGAAGCGGTCCGCGCAACCAACCACGCGTTCGACCTCCTGCGCGACGGCCTCGAATCCCTTCGAGCGGACCGGATCTGA
- a CDS encoding acyl-CoA dehydrogenase family protein has translation MSTTSAPAMESVDSFRDRARRWLKDTLPPAPPVHSGEQKSPEVWARARDLQRILYDAGFAGICFPVEYGGLGLTPAHQRAFTEESRPYEMPLALNIPTLTICAATLLDMGSEEQKRTHIAAALRGEELLVQFLSEPRGGSDLAGLTTRADRRDDGWVINGSKIWSSGAYAADYALCLARTDWSVPKHAGLTMFLVPVHSPGLTIQRITQVDGSTEFCQEFFDDVFVPADAVVGEVDGGWTVASRLLQHERNAVGGGSPYASGALQHSGRDVGALLETARRTGQLGDVRVREDIGEAHAMNLVHDQLIAHVSARIAAADLVPAAGSIVRLFSARNSWHQADTAVRIAGSAAATGDESGEPGIGQAGQEYLYRQAWSLAGGSTEMARNIISERVLGMPREYAADRDVPFKDVQHGR, from the coding sequence ATGAGTACCACCTCTGCCCCCGCGATGGAATCGGTCGACAGCTTCCGCGACCGGGCCCGGCGCTGGTTGAAGGACACGCTGCCCCCGGCGCCGCCCGTTCATTCCGGCGAGCAGAAGTCACCCGAGGTCTGGGCGCGCGCCAGGGATCTGCAGCGCATCCTCTACGACGCCGGATTCGCCGGAATCTGCTTTCCGGTCGAATACGGTGGGCTGGGGCTGACCCCGGCGCATCAGCGCGCCTTCACCGAGGAGTCGCGGCCCTACGAGATGCCGCTGGCACTCAACATCCCGACCCTGACCATCTGTGCCGCGACACTTCTCGACATGGGCAGCGAGGAGCAGAAGCGCACCCACATCGCGGCCGCCCTGCGCGGTGAGGAACTGCTGGTGCAGTTCCTGTCCGAACCGCGCGGCGGATCGGATCTGGCCGGGCTCACCACCCGCGCCGACCGCCGCGACGACGGCTGGGTCATCAACGGCTCCAAGATCTGGAGTTCGGGCGCCTACGCCGCCGACTACGCGCTGTGCCTGGCCCGCACGGACTGGTCCGTGCCCAAACACGCCGGGCTGACCATGTTCCTGGTGCCGGTGCACTCCCCCGGCCTGACCATCCAGCGCATCACCCAGGTCGACGGATCCACCGAGTTCTGCCAGGAATTCTTCGATGATGTCTTCGTTCCCGCCGACGCCGTCGTCGGCGAGGTCGACGGCGGCTGGACGGTCGCGAGCCGGCTCCTGCAGCACGAGCGCAATGCCGTCGGCGGCGGCTCCCCCTACGCCAGCGGCGCCTTGCAGCACAGCGGCCGCGATGTCGGCGCCCTGCTCGAAACCGCCCGGCGCACCGGGCAACTCGGCGATGTGCGGGTGCGCGAGGACATCGGCGAAGCACATGCGATGAACCTCGTGCACGACCAGCTCATCGCCCATGTCAGCGCCCGCATCGCCGCCGCGGATCTCGTCCCGGCGGCAGGATCCATCGTGCGGCTGTTCAGCGCCCGCAACTCCTGGCACCAGGCCGACACCGCCGTGCGCATCGCCGGTTCCGCCGCGGCCACCGGCGACGAGAGCGGCGAGCCGGGCATCGGCCAGGCCGGTCAGGAGTACCTGTACCGGCAGGCGTGGAGTCTCGCGGGCGGTAGCACCGAGATGGCGCGCAACATCATCAGCGAGCGCGTTCTCGGTATGCCGCGCGAATACGCCGCCGACCGCGACGTGCCGTTCAAGGATGTCCAGCACGGGCGCTAG
- a CDS encoding TetR/AcrR family transcriptional regulator, whose translation MTTGSTHILRSDARDNRARILEAARAVFVAEGLDVPLRTIARRAEVGPATLYRHFPTKELLVAEAFTDQMLACKSILDEGLADPDPWNGFCRAVERLCALYARDRGFTAAFMAAFPHAMDFAAHRTASLTAAAELLRRAKAAGRMRPDVVLDDLILMIMANNGIHAASPQARVAAARRFAALMIDAFRASPDSTPLPPVPLLTPEAAAPASIHRPERARKVS comes from the coding sequence GTGACCACCGGTTCGACTCATATCCTGCGTTCGGATGCCCGGGACAATCGCGCGCGCATCCTCGAGGCCGCACGCGCGGTCTTCGTGGCCGAGGGCCTGGACGTGCCGCTCCGGACGATCGCCCGCCGCGCCGAGGTCGGGCCCGCCACTCTGTATCGCCATTTCCCCACCAAGGAGTTGCTGGTCGCCGAGGCGTTCACCGATCAGATGCTGGCGTGCAAATCCATCCTGGACGAGGGTCTGGCCGATCCGGATCCGTGGAACGGATTCTGCCGCGCGGTCGAGCGATTGTGTGCGCTGTATGCCCGCGACCGCGGCTTCACCGCGGCCTTCATGGCCGCCTTCCCGCACGCGATGGACTTCGCCGCGCACCGCACGGCCTCACTGACCGCCGCGGCCGAACTGCTTCGCCGTGCCAAGGCCGCGGGCCGGATGCGTCCGGATGTCGTCCTGGACGATCTCATCCTGATGATCATGGCCAACAACGGCATTCACGCGGCGTCCCCGCAGGCACGAGTCGCGGCGGCCCGCCGCTTCGCCGCACTGATGATCGACGCGTTCCGCGCGTCCCCCGACTCCACTCCGCTGCCACCGGTCCCGTTGCTGACACCCGAAGCGGCCGCCCCCGCGAGCATCCACCGGCCCGAGCGGGCCCGGAAGGTTTCCTGA
- the cutA gene encoding divalent-cation tolerance protein CutA, with protein sequence MADIEPVVDVSITAGDPELLADLVRQLVESRYVACGNIIPGVRSIYQWDGAIQDDRETLAILHTRRSRVDDIVRFLQEKHPDETPQVIATEAVQTHPGYRDWVLENTRAQ encoded by the coding sequence ATGGCCGACATTGAACCCGTCGTAGACGTTTCGATCACCGCCGGCGACCCGGAGCTACTCGCCGACCTGGTTCGTCAACTGGTGGAATCTCGATACGTGGCCTGCGGCAACATCATTCCTGGCGTGCGCAGTATCTATCAATGGGATGGCGCGATCCAAGACGACCGCGAGACGCTGGCGATTCTGCACACGCGCCGGTCGCGAGTGGACGACATCGTGAGGTTCTTGCAGGAGAAGCACCCCGACGAGACTCCTCAGGTGATAGCCACAGAAGCGGTCCAGACGCATCCTGGATATCGGGATTGGGTCCTGGAGAATACTCGGGCGCAGTGA
- a CDS encoding LysR family transcriptional regulator: MSLRQFEYALAVAEEGSVTAAAERLHVAQPSMSQQIRSLERELGVSLFARTPTGLVPTAVGRAFLRDAEVAVSAARRARATARSGPGELAGELKVAVQMGLGTRQLPRALGALRERFPRLEITVFEEPNPVELERMARRGVLDLALMAGPCGEGPYDGHRLGDEGFVVVLGEGHPLLASDQVELRDLASEPWVRFDHDSVLDGVLREVLKDNALTPNTVARVSQTATAVRWAAHGLGVTLVPASAVPQAQCHLTRPVAPLVFQPVVAAVRPGAGPAEAALLDLLRRENWCRPAALAQVS; encoded by the coding sequence ATGAGCCTGCGGCAATTCGAGTACGCGCTCGCCGTGGCCGAGGAGGGCTCGGTGACCGCGGCGGCGGAGCGGCTGCACGTCGCCCAGCCGTCGATGTCCCAGCAGATTCGCAGTCTGGAGCGTGAACTCGGGGTCTCGCTGTTCGCCCGCACGCCGACCGGTCTGGTGCCGACCGCGGTCGGCCGGGCGTTCCTGCGGGACGCCGAGGTCGCGGTGAGCGCGGCCCGGCGAGCACGGGCGACCGCGCGCTCCGGCCCCGGCGAACTGGCCGGTGAGCTGAAGGTCGCGGTGCAGATGGGCCTGGGAACGCGGCAGCTGCCCCGGGCGCTGGGCGCGCTGCGCGAGCGGTTCCCGAGGCTGGAGATCACCGTGTTCGAGGAGCCGAATCCGGTCGAACTCGAGCGGATGGCGCGCCGCGGTGTGCTGGATCTGGCCCTGATGGCGGGACCGTGCGGGGAAGGGCCGTACGACGGCCATCGCCTCGGCGACGAGGGCTTCGTCGTGGTGCTCGGCGAGGGGCATCCGCTGCTCGCCTCGGATCAGGTCGAGCTGCGCGACCTCGCGAGCGAGCCGTGGGTGCGGTTCGATCACGACAGTGTTCTCGACGGCGTGCTCCGCGAGGTCCTGAAGGACAACGCCCTGACCCCGAATACGGTCGCGCGCGTCTCCCAGACTGCGACGGCGGTGCGCTGGGCCGCACACGGACTGGGAGTGACGCTGGTCCCGGCCTCCGCCGTGCCTCAGGCGCAGTGCCATCTCACGCGCCCTGTAGCGCCGCTGGTATTCCAGCCCGTCGTCGCCGCGGTCCGGCCGGGAGCGGGACCTGCGGAGGCGGCCCTGCTCGATCTTCTGCGACGCGAGAACTGGTGCCGCCCAGCCGCACTCGCGCAGGTGTCCTGA
- a CDS encoding helix-turn-helix domain-containing protein: protein MAVSVTGDVIRQRRKVLGYSQAQLARLLGSDQKTVSRWENDESEPAVSDLLRLSDVLDVSLNTLVGKTATGLDFSGDWWYSGQAFGDTGERIDTLELHIEQDGLWLQLFGARARPVSEGSYAWTGEMKLHDSEAFMGWYVAADGSVRSKGTLYLELHPHGQMMRGVWAGQSYVGSVVHGWCAVARERWITEALIRDMSSTEGHLAAWPTLNPS, encoded by the coding sequence ATGGCAGTGAGCGTGACGGGTGATGTCATCCGGCAGCGAAGGAAGGTGCTCGGCTACTCACAGGCGCAGCTAGCGCGGCTGCTCGGAAGTGACCAAAAGACCGTTTCTCGTTGGGAGAACGACGAATCCGAGCCTGCCGTGTCTGATCTGCTGCGGCTGTCCGACGTACTGGACGTCTCTCTGAACACCCTCGTGGGAAAGACTGCGACAGGACTCGATTTCAGTGGCGACTGGTGGTACTCCGGGCAGGCATTCGGCGACACCGGTGAACGGATCGATACGCTCGAGCTGCACATCGAACAAGACGGCCTGTGGCTTCAACTGTTCGGAGCCCGCGCCCGGCCGGTGTCGGAAGGCTCCTACGCGTGGACCGGCGAGATGAAGCTGCACGACTCCGAAGCGTTCATGGGCTGGTACGTGGCCGCTGACGGCTCGGTCCGATCGAAGGGCACTCTGTACCTCGAATTGCACCCGCATGGACAGATGATGCGTGGCGTGTGGGCAGGGCAGTCCTACGTCGGTTCGGTTGTGCATGGCTGGTGCGCGGTCGCACGCGAACGGTGGATAACCGAGGCCCTGATACGCGATATGTCCAGCACTGAGGGACACTTGGCGGCATGGCCGACATTGAACCCGTCGTAG
- a CDS encoding SDR family oxidoreductase — translation MTTFDNGSRARELAGQRALVTGGSRGIGAAIVRGLLAAGADVLTTARSETSTVPEGADFVAADVQTRRGTQALADAVEQRLGGVDILIHNAGGAQPFAGSAAIPDDAWQDALDLNLLAAVRLDALLTPGMRKRGSGSIVHVSSAAVPVAFGPFLHYTAAKAALENYSRGLAAELAPAGVRVNTVAPGRTATPGGEATREQWASIDTSGGDATAAPPLGRDGRPDDIAHAVLFLVSDRAEWLTGSGLIVDGGEFPKR, via the coding sequence ATGACCACATTCGACAACGGCTCCCGCGCGCGCGAACTCGCGGGACAACGAGCCCTGGTGACGGGCGGCTCGCGCGGAATCGGCGCGGCCATCGTGCGCGGACTTCTGGCCGCGGGCGCCGACGTGCTCACCACCGCCCGGTCGGAGACGAGCACGGTGCCCGAAGGCGCCGATTTCGTGGCGGCCGATGTACAGACCAGGCGCGGGACACAGGCGCTGGCCGACGCCGTGGAACAGCGGCTCGGCGGTGTGGACATCCTGATCCACAATGCCGGTGGCGCACAGCCTTTCGCGGGCAGTGCCGCCATCCCCGACGACGCGTGGCAGGACGCGCTCGACCTGAACCTCCTGGCCGCGGTGCGACTGGACGCACTGCTGACACCGGGTATGCGCAAGCGCGGATCGGGGTCGATCGTGCACGTCTCCTCGGCCGCGGTCCCCGTGGCATTCGGCCCCTTCCTGCACTACACCGCCGCCAAGGCGGCACTCGAGAACTACAGCCGCGGGCTGGCCGCCGAACTCGCCCCCGCCGGGGTCCGGGTGAACACCGTGGCCCCCGGCCGGACCGCGACGCCCGGCGGTGAGGCGACGCGCGAACAGTGGGCCAGCATCGACACCTCCGGCGGTGACGCCACGGCCGCACCTCCCCTCGGCCGCGACGGTCGCCCCGACGACATCGCCCACGCGGTGCTGTTCCTCGTCTCCGACCGAGCGGAATGGCTCACCGGAAGCGGCCTGATCGTCGACGGCGGCGAGTTCCCCAAGCGGTAG
- a CDS encoding FAD-dependent monooxygenase, whose product MHTEVIVVGAGPTGLMLATELTLAGIPVVVLEKQHTRSIQSRAGALQPRTAEVLDLRGLLEPLLDRALPRGEFGGHFAGLPVELDCRAWQTRHPYPVAVPQARLEAFLEQRLVDRGVPVLRGSEVSAIEQDSDGVTAAGIRGSYLVACDGGHSTIRKLLGAAFPGTAGTTSSVVADLTLATRSAAVPSTSEHFSRYIKHAGGFFSILHPLDGELYRMIFGKLSTEGPGREIPVTTAEVEEVLQAVYGPGTRLGELRAASRFSDATRQVERYREGRVLFAGDAAHIHLPIGGQGVNLGIQDAMNLGWKLAATIHGWAPDELLDSYHTERHPVAARVLRTTRAQGVIMNPSQDGDLAAVRELVTDMLRLPDTNHFVSGMMSGLDIQYPGLGPRMIDLDVNTAHGPTRVSRLMHRGRGLLLCFDDTPRSIHRWADRVDQVVAEPGDDATTVLIRPDGYIAWSAIDAEPLETALTRWFG is encoded by the coding sequence GTGCACACTGAAGTCATCGTGGTCGGAGCCGGCCCGACCGGCCTGATGCTGGCCACCGAGCTCACCCTTGCCGGAATACCGGTCGTCGTACTGGAAAAACAGCACACGCGCAGCATCCAGTCCCGAGCAGGCGCACTACAACCACGCACCGCGGAGGTACTCGACCTGCGTGGATTGCTGGAGCCACTGCTCGACCGCGCGCTGCCCCGAGGCGAGTTCGGTGGGCATTTCGCCGGACTCCCAGTCGAATTGGACTGTCGGGCCTGGCAGACCCGCCACCCCTACCCGGTCGCCGTCCCGCAGGCTCGGCTCGAAGCGTTCCTCGAACAGCGACTCGTGGATCGAGGTGTGCCGGTGCTGCGCGGATCCGAGGTATCGGCCATCGAACAGGATTCCGACGGCGTCACGGCCGCGGGCATTCGCGGCAGCTACCTCGTAGCATGCGACGGCGGGCACAGCACGATCCGCAAGCTGCTGGGTGCCGCGTTCCCCGGCACCGCGGGCACCACCTCCTCGGTGGTCGCGGATCTGACCCTCGCGACCCGATCCGCGGCGGTCCCCAGCACCTCCGAACATTTCAGCCGGTACATCAAGCACGCGGGCGGATTCTTCAGCATCCTGCATCCTCTCGACGGTGAGCTGTACCGGATGATCTTCGGCAAGCTCTCCACGGAAGGACCCGGTCGCGAAATACCGGTCACCACCGCCGAAGTCGAGGAAGTGCTGCAGGCGGTGTACGGGCCCGGGACGCGACTCGGCGAGCTGCGCGCAGCATCCCGATTCAGCGACGCCACCCGCCAGGTCGAGCGCTATCGCGAGGGACGAGTGCTCTTCGCCGGAGACGCGGCCCACATCCACCTGCCGATCGGAGGCCAAGGCGTGAACCTCGGTATCCAGGATGCGATGAATCTCGGCTGGAAACTCGCCGCGACGATTCACGGGTGGGCACCCGACGAGTTGCTCGACAGCTACCACACCGAACGCCACCCCGTCGCCGCGCGGGTACTGCGCACGACCCGCGCACAGGGCGTGATCATGAACCCGAGCCAGGACGGGGACCTCGCCGCGGTCCGCGAGCTCGTCACCGACATGCTCCGCCTCCCCGACACCAACCACTTCGTCTCGGGCATGATGTCGGGCCTGGACATCCAGTACCCCGGGCTCGGTCCACGCATGATCGACCTCGACGTGAACACCGCGCACGGCCCGACCCGAGTCAGCCGGCTGATGCACCGCGGCCGCGGCCTGCTGCTGTGTTTCGACGACACACCACGGTCGATCCACCGCTGGGCCGACCGGGTCGACCAAGTCGTCGCCGAACCCGGCGATGACGCCACCACCGTCCTGATTCGGCCCGACGGCTACATCGCCTGGTCAGCGATCGATGCCGAACCACTCGAAACCGCGCTCACCCGATGGTTCGGCTGA
- a CDS encoding TetR/AcrR family transcriptional regulator produces MAESRRADARRNYARVLAVAEDEVAAHGAGASLEQIARVAGVGSATVRRHFPTRRALLEAVSRKRIDALCDRADDLADAADSRAALLDWLGDVVTYCVRARGLAVALSYDTAASDPVHDNSCGLRLEEAGEPLLARAARDGAVQEGVTVSDLITLVVGISLATEHCADPGAQADRLFRLAVAGLSPLGASEAVSR; encoded by the coding sequence ATGGCCGAATCCCGGCGTGCGGACGCACGTCGCAACTACGCGCGCGTGCTCGCCGTGGCCGAGGACGAGGTCGCCGCGCACGGTGCCGGTGCGTCGCTCGAACAGATCGCGCGCGTGGCGGGTGTCGGTTCGGCGACGGTGCGCCGACACTTCCCGACCCGTCGCGCGCTGCTGGAAGCGGTGTCGCGCAAGCGAATCGACGCGCTGTGCGATCGCGCCGATGATCTGGCGGACGCCGCGGACAGCCGTGCCGCACTGCTGGACTGGCTCGGCGATGTGGTCACCTACTGTGTCCGGGCCCGCGGCCTGGCGGTCGCGCTGTCCTACGACACCGCGGCATCGGATCCGGTGCACGACAACAGCTGTGGGCTGCGGCTGGAGGAGGCCGGGGAACCGCTGCTGGCCCGTGCCGCGCGCGACGGGGCGGTGCAGGAGGGCGTCACGGTATCGGACCTGATCACCCTGGTCGTGGGAATCTCGCTGGCGACCGAGCACTGCGCCGATCCGGGAGCACAGGCGGATCGCCTGTTCCGGCTGGCCGTGGCGGGACTGAGCCCGCTCGGCGCATCGGAGGCGGTGAGCCGATGA
- a CDS encoding NmrA/HSCARG family protein: MSDDSAPVLVTGATGRQGGATARALLAAGVPVRALVRDRTTPRAEAVAALGAELVTGDLHDRDSVIRAATGARAVFSVQMPGMSEAGFDFEGEVAQGINLVEAARIADVPQFVHTSVTGAGQHTEHPRWTAGRWAVEPSLTAKATIQSHVRAAGFPHWTLLKPGTFMDNFLPSMRYMFPRGIEGGLVSILRPDTRLSLVAVDDIGRAATAAVTEPERFDGVELELASDYLSMTEIAAVLSRVLGTPLTAPDLTVDQAVAAGMPPMGASLEWLNVAGQPARPRYAADLGIPLTRFEDWATKYLRPEALSSQRR, from the coding sequence ATGTCCGATGATTCCGCTCCCGTCCTGGTCACCGGCGCCACCGGCAGACAGGGCGGCGCCACCGCGCGCGCCCTGCTGGCCGCCGGAGTTCCCGTCCGCGCGCTGGTGCGCGACCGGACCACACCGCGCGCCGAGGCGGTCGCGGCACTCGGAGCCGAACTGGTCACCGGCGATCTGCACGACCGCGATTCGGTGATCCGCGCGGCCACGGGCGCACGGGCCGTGTTCTCCGTGCAGATGCCCGGTATGAGCGAGGCGGGTTTCGACTTCGAGGGTGAAGTGGCCCAGGGCATCAACCTGGTCGAGGCCGCGCGGATCGCGGATGTACCACAATTCGTGCACACCTCGGTGACCGGCGCCGGACAGCACACCGAACACCCCCGCTGGACAGCCGGACGCTGGGCCGTGGAACCCTCGCTCACCGCCAAGGCCACGATCCAGAGTCATGTGCGGGCGGCCGGATTCCCGCACTGGACGCTGCTCAAGCCGGGCACGTTCATGGACAATTTCCTGCCGTCGATGAGGTACATGTTCCCCCGCGGCATCGAGGGCGGCCTGGTCAGCATTCTTCGCCCTGACACCCGGTTGTCGCTGGTTGCGGTGGACGACATCGGCCGCGCGGCCACCGCCGCTGTCACCGAGCCCGAACGATTCGACGGAGTCGAGCTGGAGCTGGCGAGCGACTACCTGTCGATGACCGAGATCGCCGCAGTCCTCTCACGGGTCCTCGGCACACCACTGACGGCACCGGATCTGACGGTGGACCAGGCCGTCGCGGCCGGGATGCCGCCGATGGGCGCCTCGCTGGAATGGCTGAACGTGGCCGGACAGCCCGCCCGCCCACGATACGCCGCCGACCTCGGCATCCCCCTCACCCGCTTCGAGGACTGGGCGACAAAATACCTACGGCCCGAAGCACTCTCGTCTCAGCGAAGGTAG
- a CDS encoding alpha/beta fold hydrolase, with translation MADTVIDGLDYRRIPGAGGVELNVAVGGSGDPVVLLHGFPQTHLMWRHVARVLARRYLVIVPDLRGYGVSDKPEEAGPETYSKRTMAQDIIEVVRAIGHERFGLIGHDRGALVGVRAALDHPDTITHLGILDVLPTMDTWDVLHGVDAAVAWHLYLMAQPKGLPERMIEAVADDFFGSFLDAWDPSGTTFPPEVRRHYIDSSVAAVPSIVADYRATAGIDLDMDRADRKAGAQLTMPVAVISQDWGAQLGFDASALWRNWAPSATYQPIDAGHFMAEEKPDEIAAFIDQLMQRPAS, from the coding sequence ATGGCGGACACGGTGATCGACGGCCTCGACTATCGGCGGATTCCCGGTGCGGGCGGTGTCGAATTGAATGTCGCGGTGGGCGGCAGTGGAGATCCGGTGGTCCTGCTGCACGGATTCCCGCAGACCCATCTCATGTGGCGGCACGTCGCCCGCGTACTCGCGCGGCGGTATCTCGTGATCGTGCCCGACCTGCGCGGCTACGGCGTCAGTGACAAACCGGAAGAGGCTGGGCCCGAGACCTATTCGAAGCGGACCATGGCCCAGGACATCATCGAGGTGGTGCGCGCGATCGGGCACGAACGCTTCGGCTTGATCGGCCACGACCGGGGCGCCCTCGTCGGTGTGCGGGCCGCACTCGACCATCCCGACACGATCACCCACCTGGGCATTCTCGACGTCCTGCCGACCATGGACACCTGGGACGTCCTGCACGGCGTGGACGCGGCCGTCGCCTGGCACCTGTACCTGATGGCGCAGCCGAAAGGCTTGCCCGAGAGGATGATCGAAGCCGTAGCCGACGACTTCTTCGGTTCCTTCCTGGACGCCTGGGACCCCAGCGGCACCACCTTCCCGCCCGAAGTCCGCCGGCACTACATCGACAGCTCCGTCGCGGCGGTCCCGTCCATCGTCGCCGACTACCGCGCCACCGCGGGCATCGACCTCGACATGGACCGGGCCGACCGGAAAGCAGGCGCGCAACTGACCATGCCCGTCGCCGTGATCTCCCAGGACTGGGGTGCACAACTAGGCTTCGACGCCTCCGCTCTGTGGAGGAATTGGGCCCCGTCCGCCACCTACCAGCCGATCGACGCGGGCCACTTCATGGCCGAGGAGAAGCCGGACGAGATCGCCGCCTTCATCGACCAACTCATGCAGCGTCCGGCCTCGTGA